The genomic window ctgtacctgccttctctctatactctctaatccccttaaccacaagggccacatctaactccctcttaaatatatccaatgaactggcctcaactaccctctgtggcagagaattccagagattcaccactctctgtgtgaaaaaaagttcttctcatctcggttttaaaggatttcccccttattcttaagctgtgaccccttgttctggacttccccaacatcgggaacaatcttcctgcatctagtctgtccaaccccttaagaattttgtaagtttctatcagatcccctctcaatctcctaaattctagagcgtataaaccaagtctatccagtctttcttcataagacagtcctgacatcccaggaatcagtctggtgaaccttctctgtactccctctatggcaataatgtccttcctcagatttggagaccaaaactgtacgcaatactccaggtgtggtctcaccaagaccctgtacaactgcagtagaacctccctgctcctatactcaaatccttttgctatgaaagctaacataccattcgctttcttcactgcctgcctgctgcacctgcatgtctactttcaatgactggtgtaccatgacacccaggtctcgctgcatctcccccttttcctaatcggccaccatttagataatagtctgctttcctgtttttgccaccaaaatggataacctcacatttatccacattatactgcatctgccaaacatttgcccactcacccagcctatccaagtcaccttgcagtctcctagcatcctcctcacacctaacacttccccaccagcttagtgtcatccgcaaacggaGATATTGCCTTTCCAgatattccctcatccagattaatatatattgtaaatagctggggtcccagcactgagccttgcggtaccccactagtcactgcccgccattttgaaaaggacccgtttactcctactctttgcttcctgtttgccaaccagttctctatccacatcaatactgaacccccaatgccgtgtgctttaagtttgtatactaatctcttatgtgggaccttgtcgaaagcctctggaagtccagatacaccacattcactggttctcccctattaaAGTtcttatagtttaaaaaaaaaagctctaATGAGTTATTTGAACTAGAATGTGCTGACTGAAAGGGCGGTGAACATAGAATTGATTCAATAGAAACTTTACAGAAGATGAACACCCAGCAGAAACATTCCAACACGAGACAGTAGGACAAGACTGACTGGATGGTTTAAGGTCTAACACAAGTACCACCTGTTCTACAATTCCAAACCCATTCCACTGACCTTCTCTTCCCATGGTCAATATTAATTCCAACCAATCTCACTGCCCCTCTCTTTGTACACACTGCCCGTAGCCCTGTCTCAATTCCACTATCCTACACTTTGCCAGAGCCCTGTGTTATTAGTTCATTAACCCCACTTGCCTGCTCTACATTATTTCCATTTCAGTTGCAATTCTGCACCTTAAATCAATCCCAGTGCCCTGCTGGCCTCTATCAAACGCCCACATATTCACCTCGGCCTTAGTACATTCCTGTACTTCAAACATTTCTCACTTCACCCTGAAACATAGTTAGCAGCTTTGATGCTCCAGCACCAATTAGAGGAATCACTCTAATTCCCCCAGCAGAAGCATCCTATACTTGGTATTCCATCAACATGTAAAACTCATTCATTCCGTTTTCCTCTGTCCAGTTGCTATAACCTCTCCATCTCTGCACTGCTAACAGCACCTTGGTGAATCTAACCTGTACTAACTCTTACAGCTAGAATAGGTTTCTGATCATTGCACTCAGTTCAGCAATACGTTAGCAGTCGCACCCCAAACATGCAGGGATAATTAACCTCCGCAGAGACCCAAAGACCATGCCCTGACCCCTGAGGCACAAACTCCTTGAACAGTACTGCGCCCCATACTGTGCACTGAGTGACGACTGTCGCAGAGAGCCTGCAGCAGGTAGTGCAGAACAGCGGGGCCACACTCACCACCTGCCCTTCCATTACAGAGGAACACTACACTGTTGCCCGTGTGAACAGACCAGTGGCCTGCTCCCCCACACAGGCACGGCATTTTGGGGAAATCACTGGAATTATGgaaggaagttgaaaggcaatggGTTGTACGGCCACCTCCATCCTGAACGTGGCCATCTTCTGCTCAAGGTTGCTGCCCTCACGAGTGGATGACCCAGCCAACCTGCCCCAGGGACACTCTCTGCCCAACCCGCCCCACATGGACAGCCAATACCCGTACCCCAGGTAGTCTGATGCTCGTACCTTCGTACTCCCCCACTTTGGGGTGACTTTGTCCCCAGATGAGGTGACACGGCTACCCTGCTGCTGGCTGAAACACATGGGAAACAGAAATGCATTTTTGATAAGAAAATAACAGTAGTaattatagatagatatgccatttattgtcactatacatgtacagtgaaactgaaagctgctcgtactcagtgcatacatacaattttacacaaaaaacaagaaacagaaaaacaaaaacagaagggagatgatgGCAGCCGGCGCTATTAAGTACAGATGGAAGTCTGTTGGGGGTGTATGGTTGTGgattttgaatttatggtagatataattccgTTTCCTGAGTCCCCTGGATTTGATGaggtgtctttggtgatcttctttgccctgctaaggcacatcagggaggggagagggcaacggaTCCTCtaccctggttaccctctgaagctgGTGCAGCTGccaaccatgctgtaatgcacaGCAGGCTCTcgggacgagcggtagaaggtcagcagcaggttagagtcaggttgtgcttcctgaggaccctcaggaagtgcagcccgctgctgagccttcttgatgaccgccgtcgtgttgtccgtccaggagatgtcagccgcgatatggacgccgagagaAACCGGAAGgttttaatgtgtagggggactaagtcggtgctgtgcctcctgaagtcgacaatgagctcttttgttttcctggtgttcagagccagattgttttctgagcaccaggttgtcaacttcaagAGCAAATTTGACGAATAACAGTAGAGGGGGCTTAATTATACTCGGAGAGAGAAGTACCTGGGGCGATGAGTGTGGGAGAGCAAAGATCAGTGTAAAAACTTATATAGGTTTCCCAGTCTAAGTCTTATTCCCAGCATGGATACCCAAACCTACAACCAATCCTCTCACAAGCCTGGAGGAAGGGCTCTGTGCTTCTTTCACCAAGCCAGCTCTGACCCACAAGCATCATCTTCCTGTCTACCCCACAATAAGCCTCTTGTCCACCAAGCCAGCTCTGACCCACAAGCATCATCTTCCTGGCTCCAACACTGGCCAGTAGATGGTGAAACCCTACCCTAGTCGTCATCTCTTCGTCCAAAGCACCAATGACCTTGCAAGTTAAACACAGACTGGGCCAAGCCATGCAGCTTACCTGCCCACAGACTGGGCCAAGCCATGCAGCCTACCCGCACACAGACTGGGCCAGCCATGCAGCCTACCTGCCCATCTGCATTCGCAGCTCAGAGCTACAGAACTACACACATCAATTCTGCATTGTGCAACTGCCCGGGAAGCAATGCGCGAGTGTGCAGCTACAGTGGGGCTTGGTGTGCACGTGTTCCCCAGCAGTTGCAACCGGTGTGAATGCAGCCCGTGCATGTCTGTCGTTGTGAACACAAGAGAAGGAAACCAAGAGCAATGATCCGCAATAGCACGAAGCAGGAATGCACGGTGGCCCACACTACCCTTTGTCACCCAGGCTGATGGGACGGAAGCCACAAGATGTGAAGGCAGGGCACCGGAAATACTGAGACCCCACTGACAGACACATTGCCATACAGAATGCTGACACCACCCACTAATCTGCTCTGACTTGCCCACTCACTCATACACCCACTGCCACCATCACCCCAGCCTCCTGCGGCAGTCTCACACACAACGCACAGACAGGTATAGAACACAAAACTGACCTCTTGCGGCGCCGTCCATACAGCTCACGGCGTAACTCCCGCGATATCGGCTTCAGATGCATGAAGTTGCAGAAACCTCCCCGGGTACActctctgcaaaaacaagtcaccATTCAGCAAACTGGACATGGGTGAAAGATTATCATCGTatcacttcatgctcctgctcGAACAGGCTCCTCAATCCTTACCTCTGGCTCTcggctttctccaagattttaATCTTttgagacatacagcacagaaacaggccattcggcccatcacatcaagGCCACCACGTGGGAACTCATCCACACTAATCCCTTCTCCTTCCAAACCCGGACTTTAAGAGCAGATCTACACAAGTTAAACGCTGtgactctgcctccaccactccctgGCTGAGTGTTCCagatactcaccactctctgggtgaagtccCCAAAGATGCCCTCAAAATCACTTCCCCCTTACCCAAAACTTATGCCCTGTAGTTTTAATGTATTTCTTATACAGGGGAAACATCTGCTGCATCTATCCCCGTCTATAAGCCTCAATTTCACTTGCCTGACATTGCAGGCTGCAAGCTGCTGCTGGCCAGAAGTGAAAGCCAACCCATTCGAGGTGTGTACAGAACTTACACGATCACAGTCAGAAACATTTCATTATTGTGCAGAAAGATAAACGTGTGATGGTGGCATATGTGGTCAAGAAGGGACAGGGCATACTGATCTTGACTAATTAGGCATGGGTGCAAGAGAAGGAAGGTTTCTAAATATTGATCAGGCTTCAGTTGGAGTGCTGCgcctggttctggttctggttctggttcccGCACAATGTCAAAGATCTCACTGGAGATCTCATTAGAGGTGAAGAGGAGACATCACCGAGGTATACAAAATAAGGTGCATAAACAAAGTATATTCCAAAAGCCTttccttgaagtgagagaaatcaatattcataaaactgggctgcaagctgcccaagcaaaatatgagatgctgttcctccaaattcctccacctatcacttgctcatTTTGTCCTCACCCCTTTACCAACTTTTCCCCTTCCACTCCATCAGtgtaaagggtcttgacccaaagcccatttccccccacatacctgccagacccgctgacatcctccagcagcttgttttttaCTCAATTGTCCAGTTGCTGCAATCGCTAAAACTAAGCaggagctagacagggctcttaaaggtagcagagtcatggggatatggggagaaggcaggaacggggtactgattgggcataatcagccatgatcacattgaatgatgctggatcgaagggccgaatggcctacccctgcacctattttctacctcTCTGTTCTGTTATTACATCATTACAGGTTTCCCCAGCCATGGACACGAGGccaccagtgtttaagaaggaactgcagatgctggcaaatcgaaggtagacaaaagtgctggagaaactcagcgggtgcagcagcatctatggagcgaaggaaataggtaacgttttgggccgaaacccttcttcagacccaccagGAACCCGCTCTATTTGCTACTATCCACTGCATAAGAGCAATTCCAGCACTGGCATGATTTCAGATTCAGTAATATTCACCATCTCTAAAACCAGTATTGAAAATGCTGGGATCTAGAAGTACGTGGTTCACTGTGAGTGGTCCCACAGGTAAATGGGGCGGTGAAGGCAGATATTGGCAAGCCGCccttcagtcagggaattgagccgAGGTTGGAACGTTCTGTTACAGAGCGTTACTCACAGTCGTCCAACTTATTTACGCCGAACCTTCGACTCTGATTTCTGAAGCATTTTTGGGAGCTCTGTAGCAGAAGTGAACACTCACCCCATTTCATATTGTCTGCAGCAAGCTTCTCTAAAGTCAGTCACAGGAGATAGCTCTGCATGGATAGGCTGTCCATTAAACCAGCGATTGTTTAGATCATTTACAGCCTTTTCTGCATCTTCTTCATGGCGAAACTAACAGAATAGGAGAGATGGAAAAGTAAGAACTTATAAATTCATACGTCTTAGGAGCAGTTAGGCCATTTGATCCAttgagtcaactctgccattcaatcatatctttccctctcaaccccattctcctgccttctccccattactattgacatccttattaatcaagaatctgtcaatctccaccttaaaaatacccaattacagcctctacagccgtctgtggcaatgaatttgcagattcaccagcctctgacgaaATGCTCGATGCAGCCGATGACATCTCCACACCCATTGGTCATCCAGGAAGCACCCCCTACTCCAAATTATTCAAGACATACGCTAGACATACTCCCCACAGGCACAGCACCAGTCCAGACACACACAGCACCAGTCCAGACACACACAGCACCAGTCCAGACACACACAGCACCAGTCCAGACACACACAGCACCAGTCCAGACACACACAGCACCAGTCCAGATACCACCCGATGCTCAGATCATGGCTGCTCGCTCAACGCTTATATTTTCACTTCTGGACCAGAAGTtgggattttttaaatgtcaaatttCTCACCTTTACATAAACATTTCCAACCAGGTGATCACCCAAATTATCACAGACATTCATCTCTTCAATTTCACCATACTTTTCTTCCATTTCTGTGAACACCTCCTACAGATGAAGGAAAGAAGAACAGTTAATCTTTCAGCATTGAGGGAGAGCTACTGTTTAATCCCACAATACAAGCTGTGCATCAGCTTGATTCAGGGCAGTGATTGGAGAGACAGGAGAAGAGATGTACAACCAGCAACTAATATGTATAGAGAGATCCCCCAACTATCAATGAAAACGTGCATAGTTTCATAAAGTCTGTGCAAGTTAACAATGACAagcaaaacagagtgctggagtaactcaacaagttgtGTAGTTTAGtatggcagcatctggggaggaaatggTCAAgctatgtttcaggtcagaacccctgaaatattacatttggtTCCCTATTCTATATTATTAATGTATATCGGGAACACAGACTCCTGCGGGACCCGAGACCTCCTGTATCATTCATTTCAATTTAATGCACTTTCATATGACTTCAAAAATGttccacaaatgcacacacagcaTAACCACCGTCTTCACTTCTACAAGTTTCGTCCGAAGTAAAAACTGAAAGAATTTAGTCAAATAGTTTCCCTTGTGTTGACTTTGCATAAACCTGCGTTTCAACAGTTTCTAATCGCCCCCACCCCGTCCATCAAACGTtgtattctctctccctcctttattAAGTAGTGAGATTATGTTCACCTTTGTCCACTCTGCAGAATCTATTTGATTGCCACATTTTCAACGTTTAGTTCTCTGTATAATTTATAAGTGTACGCTGTGCAGCCACATTAAGTCATTAAAAGGTCAAAAATGCTGTTATCTCCACAGAGACTCTTCCTTACAACACATCCTCCAGCCCAAATTGTTTTAACCTTCCAAAAGCTCTATTTGTAAGTACATTGTACACTCTGTAATTGTACTCATTTGGATACCCTGCAGACACATTGTCTGTTGATCAGTCGGAGAGGCACAGTGCCAtaactggtaaagctgctgcctgatcAGAGTGCTGCCTGTGAAGGGTCTTCACATACTCTGTGACagggtgggtttcctctgggtgttccagtttcctcccacatccccaaggcatgcggatttgtaggttaattggccctctgtaaattgcccgtagctttcaggaagtggatgggaaagtgtgaatgggtgatcgatggtcggcctggTCCTCCATCTCTAACTAAACACCATGTTCCTCTCCTTTATAATTCTGTCCTGACTTCATATTATCTTTTCCCCACTCTGAATCCCAAGGCATCCAGCCATGTTTGACCATTTCATTTCTGTAAACTGACCGGGCACAATAACCCCTGATCACAGCTGGTCCACCTGATCACAGCTGGTCCACCTGATCACAGCTGGTCCACCTGATCACAGCTGGTCCACATGATCACAGCTGGTCCACCTGATCACAGCTGGTCCACATGATCACAGCTGGTCCACATGATCACAGCTGGTCCACATGATCATAGTTCTCTACATCTTCCAATAAATTGGTTTCAACATGAAGGCAATAGaacatggaattaaaaatatcaagctactggagtagctcagcaggtcaggcaacatcacaagAGGACACGATATTGTGggtggggatccttcttcagactggagtggtGGGGTGTTGAGGAAGCTGGAAAGCCAGACCCAaacttttgcaaaaaaaaaacagaacctgGTGCATTATGACTGACATTTTATATACACCAAACTCTTTGTTCAAATTGTGGAGATACACTCTTGGATTCTGCCAACTAAACCTGCATAGAAAAGAGTAGGGCTGGGGATGAGAATGACAACTCAGCCAAGTGTATAATGACAGGATACCGGTTCCACACCGACTCATCTGCCTTCCTCTACAATTCAATGCCAAAAAGCAACATTTACTTACCTCAAAGAACTCATCATAATGTTCCTGCATTTCAACATCACCGACAGCACCTAAAAAAAGAATTAAGTTAAAGACAACTATCTGAAGCTTGTTAATGACAAAACAAAGTTTTAAAGCTGCAGCATCTGATTGACCTCAAAAAATTAAAGATACAAATATATTAAACTTCACTTaaatattatattaaatatttcactTCAAACTGAAATACAGAACGTCTTCATCCTAATGTAGGATGTGTAGTCTACGTTGGGTTTAAAGCCCAGCCTCTGCCCCTGACTGGAGTTAACACAGCACTCCTGACAGACACAGCCTGTGTTTAGATGCTCACTTTTACCTGCCCACTAACCCCAAGAGGGACCAATCAAGGCGTAGACATATCAATTAATATTCCAAAATGTTCAGTCAGTCATGAATTCTCACAAGTGAGAGCAACAAGCACATGGCATTTAGCTTGGGATTATCTCCAGCCACCCGAGTCAAGTAACAGCAATGGTTGGTTACAATATCTGCTGCAGTCTTGGCCTAACATAAATCTCAGCAGGTTTAGAGGAAAGATAAAGACAGTGAGAGACATGATGCTACATCATTTAATGCGTGTATGAATGCAGCAAGTGACTCAGATGTACAGGGTTGGACAGGGCAGCACCATTTTTAAAATCTGGTAACGTATTCAAAGAGGGGAGGGCTGGACGTATAACATTCAGTAAGAGgcggttaaggggagagcaggtGGCAATAGTGTTCAAAGAAGAGTGGTAGGCGATGAAGTGTTAGGTTGAACTCGAGAATAACAATCGCAATGCTGGGGGCGAGGGAGCTAGAAGATAACATCAACCATTTGTAAAAGCACTTGGATAGCAATAGGGAGACCATTTtgatttagaatatttttttctGATTGGAGTCCTGTGACCAATTGTGTGCCACAGGGATTTGTGCTAGCCAGTACATTTTGTGGATGACACCAATATTGGTGGGTACTGTGGACAGTCCAAATTTACAACAGGGTCTGGATTTGGGATGAGGGTGAAGGAATGCAgattgaatctttggaattctctgcactaGAATATTTTCAATACAATGGGAATTGAGAGATGCAGGGTTTACACAGGAAAGTGGTGCTGATAAAAGATAAGCCCTGATCCTATTGAACGGTGCGGTAGGCGGGCACAAGAATCGTATCATCTACACACGCTTCATTTGTTGAGAGTCAGCGTGTAAGAGGGAGGTGTGAAATATCAGTTAGCCCACCATTACACCTCTAATTTGGCCATCAAATACATGCAAGGAGAAGACTATCAGATAGGGACAGTAATCTCCATGAATGCAGCCATGACCCAAACATGATCAGTTGTTTCTTTGGTCTGAAAACAGCACCAAACGTATAAAATTATCTCAGGTGGGATAGTATTTAAAATAATTAGCAGAAAACGCCACTGCAGTTGGagccttcctccccccaccctcattcTAGAGAATAGgagtctggaactctctgaaaGGATTTTAGAGAATAAAAAGCTCTCAACATATTAGTTTATTGCACAGAAGTGCTGCAGCTTGTATGTATACAAACTAAAAGCAGTAAAGTGAGATCAGGCTGTATTGCAGCTTTTTAACTGGCAtgaattcgatgggctgaatggtctcgtcCATTGCCAGATACCTATGATCCCACATTAACCAATACCACAGGTATGTCACAACCTGCCACATAATGAATGAACTAGTGCCCAAATGCCCAGACATCTGAGCCACGTCAGTATATGTTGACGACTGCTCAAGACTCTCCAGCCTCCTGTCACAAACGTCAGTGTGGGTGGGGGCAGATAATGACAAACACACCAAGGTTTCAAAATTAAAACACTTAGCAAAATGACAATGGGAACACACAATAAAAGCCTACCACACAAGACCAGTTTGTGTTATAATATGCATCTGTATGATGCAATGGGATGTCACCCACCCGATTAGTACAAGTCACATCAAACTAAAACAGACTTGGTCAATCGAGGACACTGCAACCTTGTAATTACTTATTATTCACATCCTGCCTgcaatcatttcatttcacattCCATGGATAGGACACAAGAGAGGCATGATCAGTTTTATCATCTCCTGTACTTGTCTTAATGGGACATACAAACATGTTACAGATAACAGCAGCTCAACCCTGACCGTCCCTATGGTCAGGTGTCTCTCGTGATAACAGTGGCTCTACCCTGAGCTTCCCTTTGGTCAAGTGTTTCTCACTCCATGGAGGAAATTCATCAATCAGCTTGTTGACTGttgtacccccccaccccctccccacccccacacagagCTGTCCGCACCGCATGCAGCCACTGCCCTGACTAGAAACCCAAGTAACAGATATTCAGTGGGGAAAAAGCCCTTAAATAACCACTTACTCAATAGATTGCGAGTTTCCTAACTTCAGATTGATTAACACCTGCTTTGTGACTAATGTGTGCGGATGGGGCAGTTTATAAGACAAGGCAGCAGAGTGAAAGTGGGCCTTAATCCAGTGGACCAGGATAGCTAGAGATCAGCATGCACCAGAAACACTGAACTAGGGTCACCAAGATGCGTTTTAAATTTACACCTTGTCCAAACTGCAGAAGGGTCAAGTCTAAATCCAAGTGAACCAGTGCCTAGTCACTTATAGCCCGAGTTACATTATGTACAAGGTTCAATTAATTTAACTCATCCTTGAGCTTACCCCAATAGCAACAATTACTTTAGTCTTTGATATATACACAGTTACACAACTGAGCTGCACTTAACATGAAAAGTTGAACTAATACTTTTAGTTTCCTATTTTCAGAAGG from Leucoraja erinacea ecotype New England chromosome 13, Leri_hhj_1, whole genome shotgun sequence includes these protein-coding regions:
- the u2af1 gene encoding splicing factor U2AF 35 kDa subunit — translated: MAEYLASIFGTEKDKVNCSFYFKIGACRHGDRCSRLHNKPTFSQTIALLNLYRNPQNCTQTADGFHCAVGDVEMQEHYDEFFEEVFTEMEEKYGEIEEMNVCDNLGDHLVGNVYVKFRHEEDAEKAVNDLNNRWFNGQPIHAELSPVTDFREACCRQYEMGECTRGGFCNFMHLKPISRELRRELYGRRRKSQQQGSRVTSSGDKVTPKHAGAAGRHRSRSRSRERKRSRSRERGGRGGRDRDRDRRRSKDRERSGRF